A genomic region of Candidatus Eisenbacteria bacterium contains the following coding sequences:
- a CDS encoding type IV pilus twitching motility protein PilT, producing MARIDAILKLVKEQGASDLHMTTGSPPMVRINGEITPIPYEPLTREISEMLLFEIMDPAARARYDQHKDVDFSYEVPGVARARCNIYEQSKGPAGAFRMLPSQILTLDQLGLPPMLAKLTEMPRGLVVVTGPPGTGKSSTLAALIDHINRTRRKHILTIEDPIEYRHENQQCLITQREVGRNTPSFAKALHGALREDPDVIMVGEMRDVETMALAMTAAATGQLVFATLHTMSATQTVDRILDSFDGERQAQARLMLSESLKGVLAQRLLRRSDGAGRVLALEMLIGTPAVAALIREKKTFQLQSVIQTGRKEGMQCMDDAVLHLVREGAVSAQDALPHLSSKELLPSLERAAPPPRAQAA from the coding sequence ATGGCTCGCATCGACGCGATCTTGAAACTGGTCAAGGAACAGGGCGCCTCCGACCTGCACATGACCACCGGCTCCCCGCCGATGGTGCGGATCAACGGCGAGATCACGCCCATTCCCTACGAGCCGCTGACGCGCGAAATCAGCGAGATGCTGCTGTTCGAGATCATGGACCCGGCCGCGCGCGCACGCTACGACCAGCACAAGGACGTGGACTTCTCGTACGAGGTCCCGGGCGTGGCGCGGGCGCGCTGCAACATCTACGAGCAGAGCAAGGGCCCGGCGGGCGCGTTCCGCATGTTGCCGAGCCAGATCCTGACCCTGGACCAGCTCGGCCTGCCGCCCATGCTCGCGAAGCTCACCGAGATGCCGCGCGGACTGGTCGTCGTGACCGGACCTCCGGGCACCGGCAAGTCGAGCACGCTGGCGGCGCTCATTGATCACATCAACCGGACGCGCCGCAAGCACATCCTGACCATCGAGGACCCGATCGAGTACCGGCACGAGAACCAGCAGTGCCTGATCACGCAGCGCGAGGTCGGCCGCAACACGCCGAGCTTCGCCAAGGCGCTGCACGGCGCGCTGCGCGAGGATCCGGACGTGATCATGGTCGGCGAGATGCGCGACGTCGAGACGATGGCGCTGGCCATGACCGCGGCCGCGACGGGCCAGCTCGTGTTCGCGACGCTGCACACCATGAGCGCGACGCAGACGGTGGACCGCATCCTCGATTCGTTCGACGGCGAGCGACAGGCGCAGGCGCGGCTGATGCTGTCGGAGTCGCTCAAGGGCGTGCTCGCGCAGCGGCTGCTGCGGCGCTCCGACGGCGCCGGCCGCGTGCTGGCGCTGGAAATGCTCATCGGCACGCCGGCGGTGGCGGCGCTGATCCGCGAGAAGAAGACGTTCCAGCTCCAGAGCGTCATCCAGACGGGCAGGAAGGAAGGCATGCAGTGCATGGACGACGCCGTGTTGCACCTGGTGCGTGAAGGCGCGGTGTCGGCGCAGGACGCCCTTCCCCATCTTTCGAGCAAGGAACTGCTGCCGTCGCTCGAGCGCGCGGCGCCCCCGCCGCGCGCGCAGGCGGCCTGA
- a CDS encoding DUF4388 domain-containing protein — MAPVPALGGELGLLSLFDLGQLLLLNGATGELCVTREGRKGYLYFDRGQIVNAVDDEYHEGEGAAYTLFSWKSGTFEFHARPARGVRVVTEGTEALMLEAARRMDELGLGEAGEEAKLKQRASALDALREAFHSVAVESGAGASESDGAPGSPLARLAGPDDVLLLRPGRRTRVRMNGAWQDAGAAPLDPSAYEQLRVRLQDVTAGAKESARVHLTAGEDGRRYATARLAGEHEALWVRLADAPSPALASLPGGEVIAAQIAGASGLLLVAAPEPGAAGRFFHACVAHLAASRGEALLLVAEAGRAPAGDGTGAVLRAGSRDAEAVLRSCAPGCAAFDAAHAHLSSAALGLSSLVVAGIVAPGPEAAVPAWCARNGRRAGDGIEELLARLGASVAFASSTDSTARLVLTRAEAPAAPAVHRSPAKRAA, encoded by the coding sequence ATGGCGCCGGTGCCCGCGCTCGGCGGCGAGCTGGGGCTGCTGAGTCTGTTCGACCTCGGCCAGCTCCTGCTGCTCAACGGCGCGACGGGCGAGCTGTGCGTGACGCGCGAGGGCCGCAAGGGCTACCTCTACTTCGACCGCGGCCAGATCGTGAACGCGGTGGACGACGAGTACCACGAGGGCGAAGGCGCGGCGTACACCCTGTTCAGCTGGAAGTCCGGCACGTTCGAGTTCCACGCGCGCCCGGCCAGGGGTGTGCGCGTGGTGACCGAGGGCACCGAGGCGCTGATGCTCGAGGCGGCCCGGCGCATGGACGAGCTCGGGCTCGGCGAAGCCGGCGAGGAAGCAAAGCTCAAGCAGCGCGCCAGCGCCCTCGACGCGCTGCGCGAGGCGTTCCACTCGGTCGCGGTCGAATCGGGCGCCGGCGCGTCCGAGTCGGACGGCGCACCGGGCTCGCCGCTCGCGCGCCTCGCGGGCCCCGACGACGTGCTGCTGCTGCGGCCGGGCCGGCGCACGCGCGTGCGCATGAACGGCGCCTGGCAGGACGCGGGCGCGGCGCCGCTCGATCCGTCCGCCTACGAGCAGCTTCGCGTGCGACTGCAGGACGTCACGGCGGGCGCGAAGGAGTCCGCCCGCGTGCACCTGACCGCCGGCGAGGACGGCCGCCGCTACGCGACCGCGCGGCTCGCGGGCGAACACGAGGCGCTGTGGGTGCGCCTCGCCGACGCCCCCTCACCGGCGCTCGCGAGCCTGCCGGGCGGTGAGGTGATCGCCGCGCAGATCGCGGGCGCCAGCGGGCTGCTGCTGGTGGCCGCTCCCGAGCCGGGAGCCGCCGGGCGCTTCTTTCACGCCTGCGTCGCGCACCTCGCCGCCTCGCGCGGCGAGGCGCTGCTGCTCGTCGCCGAGGCCGGCCGCGCGCCGGCCGGTGACGGAACCGGGGCGGTGCTGCGCGCGGGCTCACGCGACGCCGAGGCGGTGCTGCGCTCGTGCGCGCCCGGCTGCGCCGCGTTCGACGCCGCGCATGCTCATCTTTCCTCCGCGGCGCTCGGGCTTTCGTCGCTCGTCGTCGCCGGCATCGTCGCGCCCGGCCCCGAGGCGGCGGTGCCCGCCTGGTGCGCGCGCAACGGACGGCGCGCCGGCGACGGCATCGAGGAACTGCTCGCGCGCCTCGGCGCCTCCGTCGCCTTCGCCTCGTCCACCGATTCCACCGCCCGGCTCGTGCTGACCCGCGCCGAGGCGCCGGCGGCTCCGGCCGTCCACCGTTCGCCCGCGAAGCGGGCCGCCTGA
- a CDS encoding amidase, whose protein sequence is MTAADLMFTPIRTLGDRLRAREVTSVALTEASLSRLESLGPKYNAVVTLMKDSALAEARRADEELRAGRSRGPLHGIPYGVKDLLATKGVPTTWGAEPYRNQVFDHDATVVTKLRAAGAVLVAKLAMVELAGGMGYDHADASFTGPGLTPWNTAFWSGGSSSGPGAAVAAGLVPFAIGSETSGSILTPSAFCGVTGLRPTYGLVSRHGAMALCWTLDKLGPMARGADDAALVLAAMSGPDPLDDSCTGRSFAWGGPARHAIRWKVAVPAGCTEKVQPAVRENFERSLAALSDSFIVTRDVEWPDLPWGPAVGTIVGCEGASAFRELLESGGVAKLRCPADRTGGYAGLLTPALDYLHAMRLRRPMRAAMERLFATYDVVATPCRATVAYPADRGFSEAYPGVSGGPPVIPAGNLTGLPALALPNGFGENGLPTSVAFMGPAFSERRLAEIGGLYQQRSDWHLKRPAGV, encoded by the coding sequence ATGACCGCCGCCGACCTGATGTTCACGCCCATCCGCACGCTCGGCGACCGGCTGCGCGCCCGCGAGGTCACCTCGGTCGCGCTCACCGAGGCGAGCCTTTCGCGCCTCGAATCGCTGGGCCCGAAGTACAACGCCGTCGTCACGCTCATGAAGGACAGCGCGCTCGCCGAGGCGCGGCGCGCGGACGAGGAGCTGCGCGCGGGCCGGTCGCGCGGGCCGCTGCACGGGATTCCCTACGGCGTGAAGGACCTGCTCGCGACGAAGGGGGTTCCGACGACGTGGGGCGCGGAGCCCTACCGCAACCAGGTGTTCGACCACGACGCGACGGTCGTCACCAAACTGCGCGCGGCGGGCGCGGTGCTGGTCGCCAAGCTGGCGATGGTCGAGCTGGCCGGCGGCATGGGCTACGACCACGCCGACGCTTCGTTCACCGGCCCCGGCCTGACGCCGTGGAACACGGCGTTCTGGAGCGGCGGCTCCTCCAGCGGTCCCGGCGCGGCGGTCGCGGCGGGCCTGGTGCCGTTCGCGATCGGCTCGGAGACCTCGGGCTCGATCCTGACGCCCTCGGCGTTCTGCGGCGTGACCGGACTGCGACCGACCTACGGACTCGTCAGCCGCCACGGCGCGATGGCGCTGTGCTGGACGCTCGACAAGCTCGGCCCGATGGCGCGCGGGGCCGACGACGCGGCGCTGGTCCTGGCCGCGATGTCCGGGCCCGACCCGCTCGATGACAGCTGCACGGGCCGGTCGTTCGCCTGGGGCGGGCCGGCGAGGCACGCGATCCGGTGGAAGGTCGCGGTGCCCGCGGGCTGCACCGAGAAGGTCCAGCCGGCGGTGCGCGAGAACTTCGAGCGTTCGCTGGCCGCGCTGTCCGACTCGTTCATCGTCACGCGCGACGTCGAGTGGCCCGACCTGCCGTGGGGCCCGGCGGTCGGCACGATCGTCGGCTGCGAGGGCGCCTCGGCGTTCCGCGAACTGCTCGAGTCGGGCGGGGTCGCGAAGCTCCGGTGCCCCGCCGACCGGACGGGCGGCTACGCCGGCCTGCTCACGCCGGCGCTCGACTACCTGCACGCGATGCGACTGCGCCGGCCGATGCGCGCGGCGATGGAGCGGCTGTTCGCGACCTACGACGTCGTCGCCACGCCGTGCCGCGCGACCGTCGCCTATCCCGCGGACCGCGGCTTCAGCGAGGCGTACCCCGGGGTGAGCGGCGGCCCGCCGGTCATTCCGGCCGGCAACCTGACGGGCCTGCCCGCGCTCGCGCTGCCGAACGGCTTCGGCGAGAATGGCCTGCCCACGTCGGTCGCGTTCATGGGCCCGGCGTTCTCGGAACGGCGACTCGCGGAGATCGGCGGCCTTTACCAGCAGCGCAGCGACTGGCACCTGAAGCGACCCGCGGGCGTCTGA
- a CDS encoding twin-arginine translocation signal domain-containing protein, which translates to MNEADPRAVSSRRDFLRLAAAGIASALPAAALAQVPAPAPAVPPPPAGAPEPPSEAAKALASILQQRLGRDRLTAEQWESVTRDLGGDLAIGRRLAATKLANGDEPDFTFRALPEPSSHVAPPGARKG; encoded by the coding sequence ATGAACGAAGCCGATCCGCGTGCCGTTTCCAGCCGGCGCGATTTCCTGCGGCTCGCCGCCGCCGGGATCGCCTCGGCGCTGCCGGCCGCCGCGCTCGCGCAGGTCCCGGCGCCCGCTCCGGCCGTGCCGCCGCCGCCGGCCGGCGCTCCCGAGCCCCCGTCCGAGGCGGCGAAGGCGCTCGCCTCGATCCTCCAGCAGCGGCTCGGCAGGGATCGCCTCACGGCGGAACAGTGGGAGAGCGTGACCCGCGATCTGGGCGGCGACCTCGCGATCGGCAGGCGGCTCGCCGCGACGAAGCTGGCCAACGGGGACGAACCCGACTTCACGTTCCGGGCGCTGCCGGAGCCGTCGTCGCACGTGGCGCCGCCGGGCGCGCGAAAGGGCTGA
- a CDS encoding sigma-70 family RNA polymerase sigma factor: protein MASGFTGALEPAPGRGGKRISGSRKAARTAEAKLVAAARKGDRRALNELFKAAAAPALRFSRVFCRDPHEAEDLAQDVMATLLRTLPRFRGDASLSTWTYTVARRACGRRRQRLARERPLAEVSQALEAAPPEAGPLRSLERRQLGEALERAIAALPAAQRDVVVLRDVEGLTAAEVGRILGIGERAVKSRLHRARLALRERLAPFAAGGDAPPRNEHCPDTARMLSRYVEGELSSAVCARMERHVASCPACAAACASLRAVLGACRDYGRKSVPPEIRLAVRTAVKDLLQEARRK, encoded by the coding sequence ATGGCCAGTGGATTCACCGGGGCGCTCGAGCCCGCGCCCGGGCGGGGCGGGAAGCGGATTTCCGGGAGCCGCAAGGCCGCCCGCACCGCCGAGGCGAAGCTCGTCGCAGCCGCCCGCAAGGGCGACCGCAGGGCCCTGAACGAGCTGTTCAAGGCCGCGGCGGCCCCGGCGCTGCGCTTCAGCCGCGTGTTCTGCCGCGACCCGCACGAAGCCGAGGACCTCGCGCAGGACGTCATGGCGACCCTGCTGCGCACGCTGCCCCGATTTCGCGGCGACGCCTCGCTCTCGACCTGGACGTACACCGTCGCACGCCGCGCCTGCGGCCGGCGCAGGCAGCGGCTCGCGCGCGAGCGGCCGCTTGCCGAAGTCTCGCAGGCGCTGGAGGCCGCGCCGCCCGAGGCAGGGCCGCTCCGCTCGCTCGAGCGGCGCCAGCTCGGCGAGGCGCTGGAGCGCGCGATCGCCGCGCTGCCGGCGGCGCAGCGCGACGTGGTCGTGCTGCGCGACGTCGAGGGACTGACCGCGGCCGAGGTCGGGCGCATTCTCGGCATCGGCGAGCGCGCCGTGAAGAGCCGCCTGCACCGGGCGCGCCTCGCGCTGCGCGAGCGGCTCGCGCCGTTCGCGGCCGGCGGCGATGCGCCGCCGCGGAACGAACACTGCCCCGACACCGCGCGGATGCTGAGCCGCTACGTCGAAGGCGAACTGTCGTCCGCGGTCTGCGCGCGCATGGAACGGCACGTCGCCTCTTGCCCGGCGTGCGCGGCAGCGTGCGCGTCGCTGCGCGCGGTGCTCGGCGCGTGTCGCGATTACGGCCGGAAGTCCGTGCCACCCGAGATTCGCCTCGCGGTGCGAACCGCGGTCAAGGACCTGCTCCAGGAGGCTCGACGAAAATGA
- a CDS encoding VOC family protein, with product MTAELDHVVVVVSALAEAMSRFRGAGFTVVPGGRHEGLPTENALVVFADGSYLELLATLDPDSRRSLRELRGPAGGERWERHLHGSSALARRFLPSLAGPDGVSDWALRVERLDRLAAESRRRGDVMTGPVALGRERPDGARLDMRLLFPAERWMPFLIEDRSPRALRIPDDAASRTHANGARGIGRVSALAGDVAGAALACVDRMDARVASREDGAAEVAFGAVRLELLPGGPPGACGAALAGVRALPPELTALGLTPGG from the coding sequence ATGACGGCCGAGCTCGATCACGTCGTGGTGGTCGTGTCCGCGCTCGCCGAAGCGATGTCGCGCTTTCGCGGCGCCGGCTTCACCGTCGTTCCCGGCGGAAGGCACGAGGGGCTGCCGACCGAGAACGCGCTCGTGGTCTTCGCCGACGGCAGCTACCTCGAGCTGCTCGCCACGCTCGATCCGGACTCGCGCCGCTCCCTGCGCGAGCTGCGCGGCCCCGCGGGCGGCGAACGCTGGGAGCGGCATCTGCACGGGTCCTCGGCGCTCGCGCGCCGCTTCCTGCCGTCGCTCGCCGGACCCGACGGCGTGAGCGACTGGGCGCTGCGCGTCGAGCGGCTCGATCGCCTGGCGGCCGAGTCGCGACGCCGCGGCGACGTGATGACCGGGCCGGTCGCGCTCGGCCGCGAGCGGCCCGACGGCGCGCGGCTCGACATGCGCCTGCTGTTTCCCGCCGAGCGCTGGATGCCGTTCCTGATCGAGGACCGCTCGCCGCGTGCGCTCCGCATTCCCGACGATGCCGCCTCGCGCACGCACGCCAACGGCGCGCGCGGCATCGGACGCGTCAGCGCGCTCGCCGGTGACGTCGCCGGCGCGGCGCTCGCGTGCGTGGACCGGATGGACGCGCGGGTCGCATCGCGCGAGGACGGCGCGGCCGAAGTGGCGTTCGGAGCCGTGCGGCTCGAGCTGCTGCCGGGCGGGCCGCCGGGAGCCTGCGGCGCGGCGCTCGCCGGCGTTCGCGCGCTGCCGCCGGAGCTGACGGCGCTCGGGCTCACGCCCGGGGGCTGA
- a CDS encoding O-methyltransferase, with protein MSQEQWTAVDRYLEDALKLSDPVLEKAVASAKAAGLPEIAVSPAQGKLLGLLARARGAKRILEIGTLGGYSAIWLARALPPGGRLVTLERESRHAEVARANFALAGLAGAIELRLGPALETLPALVAEGAEPFDLVFVDADKPSLPQYFEWSLRLASPGAVLVFDNVVREGGVLDTSGADATVVGVRRLHEKLAAEPRVSATAIQTVGVKGWDGFTLACVGS; from the coding sequence ATGAGCCAGGAACAGTGGACGGCGGTGGACCGCTACCTCGAGGACGCGCTGAAGCTTTCCGACCCCGTGCTGGAGAAGGCCGTCGCGTCGGCGAAGGCGGCGGGGCTGCCCGAGATCGCGGTCTCGCCCGCGCAGGGCAAGCTCCTCGGGTTGCTCGCGCGGGCCCGCGGCGCGAAACGCATTCTCGAGATCGGCACGCTCGGCGGCTACAGCGCGATCTGGCTCGCGCGCGCGCTGCCGCCCGGCGGCCGGCTGGTCACGCTCGAGCGCGAGTCGAGACACGCCGAGGTCGCGCGGGCGAACTTCGCGCTCGCCGGGCTCGCGGGCGCGATCGAGCTGCGCCTCGGTCCCGCGCTCGAGACGCTGCCGGCGCTGGTCGCAGAGGGCGCGGAACCCTTCGACCTGGTGTTCGTGGACGCCGACAAGCCGAGCCTGCCGCAATACTTCGAGTGGTCGCTCAGGCTCGCGTCGCCCGGCGCCGTGCTCGTGTTCGACAACGTCGTCCGCGAAGGCGGCGTGCTCGACACCTCGGGCGCGGACGCGACGGTCGTCGGGGTGCGGCGACTGCACGAAAAGCTCGCGGCCGAGCCGCGCGTGAGCGCGACCGCGATCCAGACCGTCGGTGTCAAGGGCTGGGACGGCTTCACGCTCGCCTGTGTCGGGTCCTGA
- a CDS encoding DMT family transporter produces MTRTLALTALAMAAFAGNSLLCRQALAHTSIDPATFTSVRVVSGALVLALLARARGGSPAAAGGWGSAFALFAYAAAFSFAYVSLPASTGALLLFGAVQLTMIVLGLRAGERLRAPQWAGLAAALAGLVLLFAPGLSAPAPGGAALMIVAGAAWGVYSLRGRAAGAPLVVTAGNFLRAVPFALATSLVFAGRRTMDPAGVALAAVSGALTSGIGYAIWYSALAGLRAASAATVQLSVPVLASLGGVLLLGERVTPRLAVASLAILGGIALGILEGRRAAGPPPVVSIRRENA; encoded by the coding sequence ATGACGCGAACGCTCGCGCTGACGGCGCTCGCGATGGCGGCCTTCGCGGGCAACTCGCTCCTCTGCCGGCAGGCGCTCGCGCACACCTCGATCGATCCGGCCACGTTCACGAGCGTGCGCGTCGTTTCGGGCGCGCTCGTGCTGGCGTTGCTCGCCCGCGCGCGCGGCGGTTCGCCGGCCGCCGCCGGCGGCTGGGGTTCGGCGTTCGCGCTGTTCGCGTACGCCGCAGCCTTCTCGTTCGCATACGTGAGCCTGCCCGCCTCGACGGGCGCGCTGCTGCTGTTCGGCGCCGTGCAGCTCACGATGATCGTGCTGGGTCTTCGCGCCGGGGAACGCCTGCGAGCGCCGCAATGGGCGGGCCTCGCCGCCGCGCTCGCGGGGCTCGTCCTGCTGTTCGCGCCGGGGCTCTCGGCGCCCGCTCCGGGCGGCGCGGCGCTCATGATCGTCGCGGGCGCGGCGTGGGGCGTCTACTCGCTGCGCGGCCGCGCCGCCGGCGCGCCGCTCGTGGTCACGGCGGGAAACTTCCTGCGCGCCGTGCCGTTCGCGCTCGCGACGAGCCTGGTGTTCGCGGGTCGGCGGACGATGGACCCGGCCGGTGTGGCGCTCGCGGCGGTCTCGGGCGCGCTCACCTCGGGAATCGGCTACGCGATATGGTACTCGGCGCTCGCCGGCCTGCGGGCGGCGAGCGCGGCGACGGTGCAGCTCTCGGTGCCGGTGCTCGCCAGCCTCGGCGGCGTCCTGCTGCTCGGCGAGCGCGTGACGCCACGCCTCGCGGTCGCGTCGCTCGCCATCCTCGGCGGGATCGCCCTGGGCATCCTCGAAGGCCGCCGCGCGGCGGGCCCGCCCCCGGTCGTTTCCATCCGAAGGGAGAACGCATGA
- a CDS encoding DUF3052 family protein encodes MPGYSGTPLVQKLGLKAPLRLLVLGAPRGYATWLGELPAGVTLTARAGGSVAAAHVFVTKRAALAKRLATLRRSLAPAGYVWVSWPKKASKVPSEVTEDVIRAVALPLGFVDVKVCAVSEVWSGLRLVIRVSERGSSARSAATGARRRRGGGR; translated from the coding sequence ATGCCCGGCTACTCCGGAACGCCGCTCGTCCAGAAGCTCGGCCTGAAAGCCCCGCTCCGGCTGCTCGTGCTGGGGGCGCCGCGCGGGTACGCGACCTGGCTCGGCGAGCTGCCCGCGGGCGTCACCCTGACCGCCCGTGCGGGCGGCTCCGTCGCCGCGGCGCACGTGTTCGTGACGAAGCGCGCGGCGCTCGCGAAGCGTCTCGCGACCCTGCGCCGGTCGCTCGCCCCGGCGGGATACGTGTGGGTGTCGTGGCCGAAGAAGGCTTCGAAGGTGCCGTCCGAGGTCACCGAGGACGTGATCCGCGCCGTCGCGCTGCCGCTGGGGTTCGTGGACGTCAAGGTCTGCGCGGTGAGCGAGGTGTGGTCGGGGCTCAGGCTGGTGATCCGCGTTTCCGAGCGCGGGTCGTCCGCACGATCCGCCGCGACTGGCGCCCGGCGGCGGCGCGGGGGGGGCCGCTGA
- a CDS encoding MATE family efflux transporter, translating to MRSFIPTRHDMRALVRLAVPIVTVQVGLMLMGVVDTIMVGHVSARELAAAAMGNLYVMGLAVFGMGTLWGLDPIVSQAMGARDHEAAALGVQRGLALAAVLSVLMTLLCLPAEPIFRLLRQPPEIVPRATAYVWLSAPSMIALMPYVALRQSLQAMKHTRAIVITIVVGNLVNAALNLVFVYGNLGSPAMGAPGSALSSTIGRWVSLALLLALARRELRPVLRPLRREALAAGPFLRTLRLGLPIGGQVSVEFGSFAAISIFAGWFGAEALSGHQIAINLASLAFMVPAGIGSAAAVLVGHAIGDNDAPHARRVAASALILGVSFMALCAVVFRFAPGPFARIYTSVPEVVAIAVALIPVAGLFQVFDGVQVVSAGVLRGAGDTHAALVANLLGFWLVGIPVSLALGFTAKMGVVGLWLGFVAGLFAVALFLILRVRVKLGGELRRIQLETVAEPGTGGPA from the coding sequence ATGCGCTCCTTCATTCCCACCCGCCACGACATGCGCGCGCTCGTCCGCCTCGCGGTCCCGATCGTCACGGTGCAGGTCGGACTCATGCTGATGGGTGTCGTGGACACGATCATGGTCGGCCACGTCTCGGCGCGCGAGCTGGCGGCGGCCGCCATGGGCAACCTGTACGTCATGGGGCTGGCGGTCTTCGGCATGGGCACGCTCTGGGGCCTGGACCCGATCGTCTCGCAGGCCATGGGCGCCCGCGACCACGAGGCCGCCGCGCTCGGCGTGCAGCGCGGCCTCGCGCTGGCGGCCGTGCTCAGCGTGCTCATGACGCTGCTGTGCCTGCCGGCCGAGCCGATCTTCCGGTTGCTCCGCCAGCCGCCCGAGATCGTGCCGCGCGCCACGGCCTACGTGTGGCTGTCGGCCCCGAGCATGATCGCGCTCATGCCGTACGTGGCGCTGCGCCAGAGCCTGCAGGCGATGAAGCACACGCGCGCGATCGTGATCACCATCGTGGTCGGCAACCTGGTGAACGCGGCACTCAACCTGGTGTTCGTGTACGGCAATCTGGGCTCGCCGGCGATGGGCGCGCCGGGTTCGGCGCTGTCGAGCACGATCGGGCGCTGGGTGAGCCTGGCGCTGCTGCTGGCGCTGGCCCGGCGCGAGCTGCGTCCGGTGCTGCGCCCGCTGCGACGCGAGGCGCTGGCGGCGGGGCCGTTCCTGCGCACGCTGCGGCTCGGGCTGCCGATCGGCGGCCAGGTGTCGGTCGAGTTCGGCAGCTTCGCCGCCATCTCGATCTTCGCCGGCTGGTTCGGGGCCGAGGCGCTCAGCGGACATCAGATCGCGATCAACCTCGCCTCGCTCGCGTTCATGGTGCCCGCCGGCATCGGCAGCGCGGCCGCCGTGCTGGTCGGGCACGCGATCGGCGACAACGACGCTCCGCACGCGCGCCGCGTCGCCGCGAGCGCGCTCATCCTGGGCGTGTCGTTCATGGCGCTGTGCGCGGTGGTTTTCCGATTCGCGCCCGGGCCGTTCGCGCGCATCTACACGTCCGTGCCCGAGGTGGTCGCGATCGCCGTCGCGCTCATTCCGGTCGCGGGACTCTTCCAGGTGTTCGATGGCGTGCAGGTCGTGTCCGCCGGCGTCCTGCGCGGCGCCGGCGACACGCACGCGGCGCTGGTCGCGAACCTGCTCGGCTTCTGGCTCGTCGGCATCCCGGTCAGCCTCGCGCTCGGCTTCACGGCGAAGATGGGCGTGGTCGGGCTGTGGCTCGGCTTCGTCGCCGGGCTGTTCGCCGTCGCGCTGTTCCTGATCTTGCGAGTGCGCGTCAAGCTGGGCGGCGAACTGCGGCGTATCCAGCTCGAGACGGTGGCCGAGCCCGGTACGGGCGGCCCGGCCTGA
- a CDS encoding DUF2911 domain-containing protein → MPPAARSAPLAALAALAACVALLAPAPAPAIDITLPPSGDNQFCSVTQGIGLVRATVEYHSPDVHAPDGHDRKGHIWGELVPYGLTDLGYNGCTQCPWRGGANENTVFRITHDVKIEGQPLPAGEYGLHFIPGKDEWVVIFSKDAKAWGSYWYDPAKDQLRVTVKPEAGDYHEWLTYGFTDREPDGATLLLEWEALRVPIRISVDDWTGLYVANLRDEFRTRAAFEWKAFKDAADFCLARKAHLDQGLLWAQEAVSRPGNGVANFQTLTTLAQLQIANGRAAEGAATFDRAMALPGVTPQDVHGLARGLQGMGNEAEAKRLYLANAKRFPNQWPVNFGLARAAAIDGDFAKAAALARRSLPQAPDEPNRRNIESIAAGWEKQAAAKK, encoded by the coding sequence ATGCCGCCCGCCGCCCGCAGCGCCCCGCTCGCCGCTCTTGCCGCCCTTGCCGCCTGCGTCGCGCTCCTCGCGCCGGCGCCCGCCCCGGCCATTGACATCACGCTGCCGCCCAGCGGCGACAACCAGTTCTGCTCGGTCACGCAGGGCATCGGGCTCGTGCGCGCGACGGTCGAGTACCACAGCCCCGACGTGCACGCGCCCGACGGTCACGACCGCAAAGGGCACATCTGGGGCGAACTGGTGCCCTACGGCCTGACCGACCTCGGCTACAACGGCTGCACGCAGTGCCCGTGGCGGGGCGGCGCAAACGAGAACACCGTCTTCCGGATCACCCACGACGTGAAGATCGAGGGCCAGCCGCTGCCGGCCGGCGAGTACGGCCTGCACTTCATTCCCGGCAAGGACGAGTGGGTCGTCATCTTCTCGAAGGACGCGAAGGCGTGGGGCAGCTACTGGTACGACCCGGCGAAGGACCAGCTCCGCGTCACGGTGAAGCCGGAGGCCGGCGACTACCACGAGTGGCTGACCTACGGGTTCACGGACCGCGAGCCGGACGGCGCGACGCTATTGCTCGAGTGGGAGGCCCTGCGCGTGCCGATCCGGATTTCGGTGGACGACTGGACGGGGCTTTACGTCGCGAACCTGCGTGACGAGTTCCGCACCCGCGCGGCCTTCGAGTGGAAGGCGTTCAAGGACGCGGCCGACTTCTGCCTCGCGCGCAAGGCCCACCTCGACCAGGGGCTCCTGTGGGCGCAGGAGGCGGTGAGCCGTCCGGGCAACGGGGTGGCGAACTTCCAGACGCTCACGACACTCGCGCAACTGCAGATCGCCAACGGCAGGGCGGCCGAGGGGGCGGCGACCTTCGATCGGGCCATGGCGCTGCCGGGCGTGACGCCGCAGGACGTTCACGGGCTCGCGCGCGGCCTGCAGGGCATGGGCAACGAGGCCGAGGCGAAGCGCCTCTACCTCGCCAACGCGAAGCGCTTTCCGAACCAGTGGCCGGTCAACTTCGGGCTGGCCCGGGCCGCCGCGATCGACGGCGACTTCGCGAAGGCGGCCGCGCTGGCGCGCAGGTCGCTGCCACAGGCGCCCGACGAGCCCAACCGCCGCAACATCGAGAGCATCGCGGCCGGCTGGGAGAAGCAGGCGGCGGCGAAGAAGTAG